From Companilactobacillus heilongjiangensis, one genomic window encodes:
- the purM gene encoding phosphoribosylformylglycinamidine cyclo-ligase codes for MSNPYQDAGVNVESGYKISKFVKQNTHNSNIGNFGGVYEIPEGYKHPVLVSSDDGVGTKLLLTTEAKKWDTIGIDCVAMCVNDILAQGATPQYFLDYISTGKVDDKIEEILKGVIAGCNQANVNLIGGETAEMPGVYEAKDYDIAGFSVGICEKDDLLKKENIQAGNVLIGLKSSGIHSNGYSLVRKIFFQEHKLTVDSVLPEYTEQTLGALLLTPTKIYVQDIVPLLDERLIKGISHITGGGFYENIPRMLPDNLAAKINVDIWPKLPIFGLLQKYGQLETADMYHIFNMGIGMVITVDASKELEVLELLNEKETVAYTIGEVVPKSKESLILKGDQL; via the coding sequence ATGTCTAATCCCTATCAAGATGCGGGCGTTAACGTCGAATCAGGTTATAAAATTTCTAAATTTGTGAAACAGAATACACATAACAGTAATATCGGAAATTTCGGTGGTGTTTATGAGATTCCCGAAGGTTATAAGCACCCCGTTTTAGTTTCGAGTGATGACGGTGTGGGAACTAAATTGCTGTTAACAACGGAAGCTAAGAAGTGGGATACCATCGGAATCGACTGTGTAGCCATGTGTGTCAACGATATTTTGGCTCAGGGTGCAACACCACAATATTTCTTGGATTATATTTCAACTGGTAAGGTTGATGACAAAATTGAAGAAATCCTCAAGGGAGTTATCGCCGGTTGTAATCAAGCTAATGTCAATTTAATTGGTGGCGAGACTGCGGAAATGCCCGGAGTTTATGAAGCTAAAGATTATGATATTGCTGGTTTCTCAGTGGGTATCTGTGAAAAAGATGATTTATTGAAGAAAGAAAATATTCAAGCCGGCAATGTTTTAATTGGCTTGAAGTCGAGTGGAATTCATTCTAATGGCTATTCACTAGTTCGTAAGATTTTCTTCCAAGAACATAAATTGACTGTCGATAGTGTTTTGCCAGAATATACCGAGCAAACACTAGGTGCGCTACTACTGACACCAACTAAGATTTATGTGCAAGATATTGTGCCATTACTTGATGAACGTTTGATCAAGGGCATTTCACACATCACCGGTGGCGGTTTCTATGAGAATATTCCACGGATGTTGCCAGACAATCTAGCTGCAAAAATCAATGTTGATATTTGGCCTAAGTTACCAATATTTGGTTTGTTACAAAAGTATGGTCAATTAGAAACAGCCGATATGTATCATATTTTCAACATGGGTATCGGAATGGTAATTACCGTTGACGCTTCTAAAGAATTGGAAGTTTTAGAGTTATTGAATGAGAAAGAAACTGTTGCATATACGATTGGGGAAGTCGTTCCTAAGTCGAAAGAAAGTTTGATTTTGAAAGGGGATCAGCTATGA
- the purF gene encoding amidophosphoribosyltransferase translates to MPNEVRSLNEECGVFGVWGAENANYLTYLGLHSLQHRGQEGAGIVANDGKKLRAYRNLGLLTQVFSKPEYLNSLVGDSAIGHVRYSTAGENKIENVQPLLFDFTDSQIALAHNGNLTNAVTLKKELEEKGHIFKSSSDSEVLVHLIKVSNAPTFHEKIVEALNKIQGGFAYLLLTKDAMLVALDSHGFRPLSIGQLDNGAYVVASETCALDAVGAKLVRNVQPGELITIDNDGMKIDQWTTDTKLAICSMEFIYFARPDSDILGVNVHSARKRMGANLAKEFPALGDIVVGVPNSSLSAASGYAEASGLPYEMGLIKNQYMGREFIQPTQELREKSVRQKLAAVKGVVQGKRVILVDDSIVRGTTCAYIVQLLRDAGATEVHLRIASPRFMHPCFYGIDIQEKSELIAAHKSIPEMNEIFGSDSLKFLSEEGLIDAIGLKSDAPYSGLDMSYFNGDYPTYLYDYESRK, encoded by the coding sequence GTGCCTAATGAAGTAAGAAGTTTAAATGAAGAATGTGGTGTCTTTGGTGTTTGGGGCGCTGAAAATGCTAATTATCTAACGTATTTAGGACTCCACAGTCTGCAACATCGTGGTCAAGAAGGTGCCGGAATTGTTGCTAATGATGGCAAAAAACTTCGTGCTTATCGTAATTTAGGATTGTTGACACAAGTCTTTTCTAAACCAGAATATTTGAATTCTTTAGTTGGTGATTCAGCAATTGGACACGTTCGTTACTCGACAGCTGGTGAAAATAAGATTGAGAATGTGCAACCACTCTTGTTCGATTTTACGGACAGTCAAATTGCTTTAGCTCACAACGGTAATCTAACTAACGCTGTGACTTTGAAAAAGGAATTAGAAGAAAAAGGTCACATCTTCAAATCTAGTTCTGATTCTGAAGTATTAGTTCACTTGATTAAAGTTTCCAACGCACCAACTTTCCATGAAAAAATTGTTGAAGCATTGAATAAGATTCAAGGTGGTTTTGCATATTTACTTTTGACGAAAGATGCCATGCTTGTGGCATTGGATTCACATGGTTTCCGTCCACTTTCAATCGGTCAATTAGATAATGGAGCATATGTTGTGGCTAGTGAGACTTGTGCACTGGACGCTGTCGGAGCCAAATTGGTTCGCAACGTACAACCTGGTGAATTGATTACGATCGACAATGATGGAATGAAAATTGATCAATGGACAACTGATACGAAATTGGCTATTTGTTCAATGGAATTCATCTACTTTGCTCGTCCGGATTCAGATATTTTGGGCGTTAACGTTCACTCGGCTAGAAAACGTATGGGAGCTAACTTGGCTAAAGAATTTCCAGCACTTGGCGATATTGTCGTTGGTGTACCGAACTCCTCATTATCTGCAGCTAGTGGCTACGCTGAAGCAAGTGGCTTGCCATATGAAATGGGCTTGATTAAGAACCAATATATGGGCCGTGAATTTATTCAACCAACTCAAGAACTACGTGAAAAGAGTGTTCGTCAAAAGTTGGCTGCTGTTAAAGGTGTTGTTCAAGGCAAACGAGTTATCTTAGTTGACGATTCAATCGTGCGTGGGACAACTTGTGCATACATCGTGCAACTATTGAGGGATGCTGGAGCAACGGAAGTTCACTTGCGTATCGCGTCACCAAGATTTATGCATCCTTGTTTCTACGGAATCGATATTCAAGAAAAAAGCGAATTGATTGCAGCTCACAAGTCAATTCCAGAAATGAATGAAATATTCGGATCCGATTCGTTGAAATTCTTGAGTGAAGAAGGCTTGATCGATGCAATCGGTTTGAAGTCCGATGCACCATATTCCGGTTTAGATATGTCATATTTCAATGGTGACTATCCAACTTATCTTTACGATTATGAATCTAGAAAATAA
- the purL gene encoding phosphoribosylformylglycinamidine synthase subunit PurL yields MTEPTAKQIKDEKIYQQWGLTDSEYDLISTKILKRLPNYTETGLYSVMWSEHCSYKNSKKVLRKMPNKSERVIAGPGEDAGILDIGDNQAVVFKAESHNHPSAVEPYQGAATGVGGIIRDIFSMGAQPIALLNSLKFGPLKDGQTKHLVNEVVAGIGGYGNCIGLPTVGGEIAFEDCYEHNPLVNAMCVGLLNNTDFKHGTASGDKNLIVYVGAKTGRDGIHGATFASDEFTDTKNKQRSAVQVGNPFIEKLLMDACVEIIEKHPEWILGIQDMGAAGLVSSTAEMASKAGSGLVLNLDKVPQRETEMNAYEMMLSESQERMVLCVKPEFVDDVLAFFKHFELDAVVIGQVTTDKQYKIYHHDELVTDIPVDSLTEDVPEYDREETQPQRMIDDKDYQFVPVIDSLEKTWNEMLQRPNIASKKHFYQTYDSQVRANTLVRPGSDSGVVRIRGTRKAIAMTNDSNSKYVYLNPYVGGQIAVMEAARNIVASGGEPIGVTDCLNYGNPENPEAFWELDKSVEGIASACEKINTPVISGNVSLYNEYNDVAIYPSPMVGMVGLISDIDNVTTTAFKEAGDLIYVVGQTQDDFNGSELQMAQSGKLKGNLRNLDLDQEKLHQDIIRQAISQKLIMSCHDLSEGGLAVALSKSAFENELGFEINTSLTSAQMFSETQSRFLVTVAPENQTVFEELVATDIECLGTVTAAPEFKVTTADESVEINGLTAGKNWKEAIACLMK; encoded by the coding sequence ATGACTGAACCTACGGCAAAACAAATTAAAGATGAAAAAATTTATCAACAATGGGGTTTAACAGATTCCGAATATGATTTGATCAGCACAAAGATTCTCAAACGTTTGCCAAACTACACTGAAACGGGTCTTTATTCAGTAATGTGGAGTGAACATTGTTCTTATAAGAATTCTAAAAAAGTTCTTCGCAAGATGCCTAACAAGAGTGAACGCGTGATTGCGGGTCCTGGTGAAGATGCCGGAATTTTGGATATTGGTGATAATCAGGCAGTTGTCTTTAAAGCTGAAAGTCACAATCATCCTTCTGCGGTTGAACCCTATCAAGGTGCAGCAACAGGTGTCGGCGGAATCATTAGAGATATTTTTTCAATGGGTGCGCAACCGATTGCACTTTTGAATAGTTTGAAATTTGGTCCTTTAAAAGATGGTCAAACAAAGCACCTAGTTAATGAAGTTGTTGCTGGTATCGGTGGTTACGGTAACTGTATTGGTTTGCCAACAGTTGGTGGCGAGATTGCCTTTGAAGATTGCTACGAACACAATCCACTCGTAAATGCGATGTGTGTCGGCTTATTGAATAATACTGATTTCAAGCACGGTACAGCTAGTGGCGATAAGAATTTAATCGTCTATGTCGGTGCTAAAACTGGTCGTGATGGTATCCACGGTGCAACATTTGCTTCTGACGAATTTACGGATACTAAGAACAAACAACGTTCAGCCGTTCAAGTTGGTAATCCGTTTATTGAAAAGCTATTGATGGATGCTTGTGTTGAAATTATTGAAAAGCATCCTGAATGGATCTTAGGTATTCAAGATATGGGTGCCGCTGGTTTAGTTTCATCAACTGCCGAAATGGCTTCAAAAGCTGGCTCTGGTCTCGTGTTGAACTTGGATAAAGTTCCCCAACGTGAAACTGAAATGAACGCCTACGAAATGATGTTATCTGAATCTCAAGAACGAATGGTTCTCTGTGTTAAACCAGAATTCGTTGATGATGTGTTGGCTTTCTTCAAGCACTTTGAACTTGATGCAGTCGTGATTGGTCAAGTTACAACTGATAAGCAATATAAGATTTATCACCATGATGAATTAGTAACCGATATTCCCGTCGACAGTTTGACTGAAGATGTTCCTGAATATGACCGTGAAGAAACTCAACCACAACGCATGATTGATGACAAAGATTATCAATTTGTGCCTGTAATTGATTCGCTAGAAAAAACTTGGAATGAAATGTTGCAACGTCCCAATATTGCTAGTAAGAAACATTTCTACCAAACTTATGATTCACAAGTTAGAGCTAATACATTAGTTCGTCCTGGTAGCGACAGTGGTGTTGTTAGAATCCGTGGTACAAGAAAAGCTATCGCCATGACTAACGATAGCAACTCGAAATACGTTTACTTGAATCCATATGTTGGTGGTCAAATTGCCGTCATGGAAGCAGCTAGAAATATTGTTGCCAGTGGTGGTGAACCAATTGGTGTTACTGACTGCTTGAATTATGGTAATCCTGAAAATCCTGAAGCTTTCTGGGAATTAGACAAGAGTGTTGAAGGGATTGCTAGTGCCTGTGAAAAAATCAATACACCAGTAATTTCTGGTAATGTTTCGCTTTACAACGAATACAACGATGTTGCAATTTATCCAAGTCCCATGGTTGGGATGGTCGGTTTGATTTCCGATATCGATAATGTCACAACTACTGCATTCAAAGAAGCCGGTGATTTGATCTATGTAGTTGGTCAAACTCAAGACGATTTCAACGGGTCAGAATTACAAATGGCTCAATCTGGAAAATTAAAAGGAAACTTGCGTAATTTAGATTTAGACCAAGAAAAATTACATCAAGATATTATCCGCCAAGCAATTTCTCAAAAGCTAATTATGAGTTGTCACGATTTATCAGAAGGTGGATTGGCAGTTGCCTTGTCAAAATCAGCTTTCGAAAATGAATTAGGTTTTGAAATCAATACAAGTTTAACTTCAGCTCAAATGTTCTCAGAAACACAATCTCGTTTCTTAGTAACAGTTGCTCCAGAAAATCAAACTGTGTTTGAAGAACTCGTAGCTACTGATATTGAATGTTTAGGAACAGTTACTGCAGCACCAGAATTCAAAGTTACTACTGCTGATGAATCTGTGGAAATCAACGGATTAACAGCCGGTAAAAACTGGAAGGAGGCCATTGCGTGCCTAATGAAGTAA
- the purQ gene encoding phosphoribosylformylglycinamidine synthase subunit PurQ, translating into MKFAVINFPGSNCDMDLYYAIRDGIEQQVELVDYRAESLAGFDGVLIPGGFSYGDYLRSGAIAVHAPIVKEIIRFANEGKIVLGICNGFQILTELGLLPGALIKNEQGRFICETVALKVVNNQTAFTNGYEKDEVINIPIAHGEGRYYCDDKTLAELKANDQIAFQYLENVNGSVEHIAGVTNKQKNVLGMMPHPERAIEEILGSDDGLKLFQSIINYQVKVNN; encoded by the coding sequence ATGAAGTTTGCCGTAATCAATTTTCCTGGTTCTAACTGCGATATGGACTTGTATTACGCCATTCGTGATGGTATTGAACAACAAGTTGAACTTGTCGACTATCGAGCTGAAAGTTTAGCTGGTTTTGATGGTGTGTTGATTCCTGGTGGCTTTTCTTACGGTGACTACTTGCGTAGTGGTGCGATTGCCGTTCATGCCCCAATTGTAAAAGAAATTATTCGTTTCGCTAACGAAGGCAAAATTGTCCTCGGGATTTGTAATGGATTCCAAATTTTAACAGAGCTTGGTTTATTGCCAGGTGCCTTGATTAAAAATGAGCAAGGTCGCTTTATCTGTGAAACAGTTGCTCTAAAAGTTGTCAATAATCAGACTGCCTTTACAAATGGCTATGAAAAAGATGAAGTAATCAATATTCCAATCGCTCATGGTGAGGGTCGTTATTATTGTGATGACAAGACTTTAGCTGAATTAAAAGCCAATGATCAAATTGCTTTCCAATATCTTGAAAATGTTAACGGCAGTGTGGAACATATCGCTGGCGTAACTAACAAACAAAAGAATGTCCTAGGCATGATGCCCCACCCAGAACGTGCAATTGAAGAAATTCTCGGTTCTGACGATGGACTGAAACTATTTCAATCAATAATCAATTATCAAGTAAAGGTGAATAATTAA
- the purS gene encoding phosphoribosylformylglycinamidine synthase subunit PurS, whose translation MKLVKVYVTLKDSVLDAQGEAIKSAVHSMGYNKVENVGMGKYFELKFADDYADLEKDVDSICDDLLANPNIETYRYEIAEAE comes from the coding sequence ATGAAATTAGTTAAAGTGTATGTCACTCTAAAGGATTCCGTATTAGACGCTCAAGGAGAAGCTATTAAATCAGCTGTCCATTCTATGGGTTACAACAAAGTTGAAAATGTGGGCATGGGTAAATATTTCGAATTAAAGTTTGCCGATGATTATGCTGACTTGGAAAAAGATGTTGACTCTATCTGTGATGACCTTTTAGCCAACCCCAATATTGAAACTTATCGTTATGAAATTGCGGAGGCAGAATAG
- the purC gene encoding phosphoribosylaminoimidazolesuccinocarboxamide synthase: protein MTEDKLLYTGKAKNVYQAENDDEVLIVYKDQATALNGKKKEILPGKGVLDCQISQIVFNYLIENGIKTHLVKNLSDHEQLVKKTQVFPLEVVLRNITSGSLVRKFQIEEGQKLKEPIIEFYYKSDALDDPVINQSQIHALGIADNEDIEYIKQETLKINQLLIPFFAKADFDLVDFKLEFGKYNGEIILVDEFSPDNCRIWNKNDHHSMDKDVFRKHEGNLVETYQTVLQRLQDK, encoded by the coding sequence ATGACAGAAGATAAGTTGCTTTATACAGGTAAGGCTAAAAATGTCTACCAAGCAGAAAATGACGACGAAGTTTTGATTGTTTATAAAGACCAAGCCACAGCATTGAATGGTAAGAAGAAAGAAATTTTACCAGGTAAGGGTGTTCTGGATTGTCAGATTTCACAAATTGTTTTTAATTATTTAATCGAAAATGGTATCAAAACACACTTGGTTAAGAATCTTTCTGACCATGAACAATTAGTTAAGAAAACTCAAGTATTTCCATTGGAAGTTGTTTTAAGAAATATTACTTCCGGGTCTTTGGTACGTAAGTTCCAAATTGAAGAAGGCCAAAAGTTAAAAGAACCGATCATTGAATTTTATTACAAGAGCGATGCTTTGGATGATCCTGTGATTAATCAATCTCAAATTCACGCGCTAGGCATTGCTGACAACGAAGACATTGAATATATCAAACAAGAGACTTTGAAAATCAATCAATTGTTGATTCCATTCTTTGCTAAAGCTGATTTCGACTTAGTTGATTTCAAGTTGGAATTTGGTAAATACAACGGTGAAATTATCCTTGTCGATGAATTTTCACCAGATAATTGTCGAATTTGGAACAAGAATGATCATCATTCAATGGATAAAGATGTTTTCCGCAAGCATGAAGGCAATTTAGTAGAAACTTATCAAACAGTTTTGCAACGACTACAAGACAAATAG
- the purK gene encoding 5-(carboxyamino)imidazole ribonucleotide synthase: MDNTLLPGATIGIIGGGQLGQMMSFSAKEMGYKVIILDPQENCSAAQVSDGQIVAEYDDLDKLIELAKQCDVLTYEFENVDADAINEVKKYTQVPQGTKALKATQNRVSEKNFIEASGFKVVPHIEITNIFEYHRGVEKLGAPVILKTIRGGYDGKGQILIEDPEKAHFAEIEKLLMHGPCMLEKKIDLKKEVSVIVSANIRGETSIFPVIENVHRHNILHLSTCPADISEKAEQHIYQVGETLAHNLELVGTMCIEFFISESDEVFVNEIAPRPHNSGHLTIEACNISQFDAHIRGVCNLAMPKVELLKPAAMVNLLGQHLENAKNELVEHPEWHFHDYGKDSVKNNRKMGHITILSDDLQATKQAIENNSIWDV, encoded by the coding sequence TTGGATAATACGTTACTGCCAGGAGCAACAATCGGCATTATCGGTGGTGGTCAATTAGGCCAGATGATGTCATTTTCAGCTAAAGAGATGGGTTATAAAGTCATCATTTTGGATCCGCAAGAAAATTGTTCAGCTGCTCAAGTGTCAGATGGACAAATTGTCGCTGAATATGATGATCTTGATAAATTGATTGAGTTGGCTAAGCAATGTGATGTTTTGACTTATGAGTTTGAAAATGTCGACGCTGATGCTATCAATGAAGTTAAGAAATATACTCAAGTCCCACAGGGTACCAAAGCTTTGAAAGCCACTCAGAATCGTGTGTCCGAAAAGAACTTTATCGAAGCCAGCGGTTTTAAAGTGGTGCCACATATCGAAATTACTAATATCTTTGAATATCACCGAGGCGTTGAAAAGTTAGGTGCTCCGGTAATCTTGAAGACAATTCGTGGTGGTTATGACGGTAAAGGTCAAATTTTGATTGAGGACCCTGAGAAAGCTCATTTTGCCGAAATTGAAAAGTTATTGATGCATGGACCATGTATGTTGGAAAAGAAGATTGATCTGAAAAAAGAAGTTTCAGTTATCGTATCTGCTAACATTCGTGGTGAAACATCAATTTTCCCTGTTATTGAGAATGTTCACCGTCACAACATCTTGCATCTCAGTACTTGTCCAGCTGATATCAGCGAAAAAGCTGAGCAACATATTTATCAAGTTGGTGAGACGCTGGCTCATAATCTCGAGTTGGTCGGAACAATGTGTATCGAATTCTTTATTTCAGAATCGGATGAAGTTTTCGTTAATGAAATTGCGCCACGCCCACATAATTCCGGTCACTTGACGATTGAGGCCTGCAACATTTCACAGTTCGATGCACATATCCGTGGTGTTTGTAATCTTGCCATGCCAAAAGTCGAGCTATTAAAACCTGCCGCAATGGTCAACTTGCTCGGACAACACTTGGAAAATGCTAAGAATGAGTTAGTTGAACATCCAGAATGGCATTTCCACGATTATGGCAAAGATAGTGTTAAAAATAACCGCAAAATGGGTCATATCACGATTTTGAGTGATGATTTACAAGCTACAAAGCAAGCTATTGAAAATAATTCAATTTGGGATGTGTAA
- the purE gene encoding 5-(carboxyamino)imidazole ribonucleotide mutase codes for MHDVAIVMGSISDLKIMQNTIDVLNELGVSFETKVISAHRMPHEMLDFANHAHENYQVIIAGAGGAAHLPGMIASSTTLPVIGVPVPSKYLKGMDSLLSIVQMPAGVPVATVSIGEAGAKNAAILATKICALNNPTYQNNLSAYVQAMHDKSVESGKDLG; via the coding sequence ATGCACGACGTAGCAATAGTTATGGGTTCAATTTCTGATTTGAAGATCATGCAGAACACAATCGATGTTTTGAATGAACTGGGAGTTAGTTTTGAAACGAAAGTAATTTCGGCACATCGGATGCCACATGAGATGTTGGACTTTGCCAATCATGCTCATGAAAATTATCAAGTTATCATAGCTGGAGCTGGAGGTGCAGCTCATTTACCAGGAATGATTGCTTCTTCAACAACTTTGCCAGTCATTGGCGTTCCAGTTCCTTCCAAATATCTCAAGGGAATGGATTCGTTGCTATCAATTGTTCAAATGCCAGCTGGTGTGCCAGTTGCGACAGTTTCCATCGGTGAGGCTGGTGCAAAGAATGCAGCCATTCTCGCCACAAAAATTTGTGCTTTAAATAATCCAACTTATCAAAATAATCTATCAGCATATGTTCAAGCCATGCACGATAAGTCAGTAGAAAGTGGGAAAGACCTTGGATAA
- a CDS encoding YneF family protein → MGITIVVGVIALLVGLVGGFFAARWYMKKYFQDNPPISADMIRQMMAQMGQKPSQKKLNQLMNTMKNSQKNNK, encoded by the coding sequence ATGGGAATCACAATAGTTGTTGGCGTTATAGCTTTGCTAGTTGGATTAGTTGGTGGTTTCTTCGCTGCCAGATGGTATATGAAGAAATACTTCCAAGACAATCCACCAATCAGTGCTGATATGATCAGACAAATGATGGCGCAAATGGGTCAAAAACCTTCACAAAAGAAGCTTAATCAATTAATGAATACTATGAAGAATTCACAAAAGAATAACAAATAG
- a CDS encoding DUF896 domain-containing protein translates to MNEQEELLKKINELAHKAKDGTITKEEEDQQAQLRKEYLKNFRAAFKSQLEMTQVYDKAGNEVTPEKVREIQRKKGLRDD, encoded by the coding sequence ATGAACGAACAAGAAGAATTGCTCAAGAAGATTAACGAACTAGCCCATAAGGCTAAAGACGGCACTATTACTAAGGAAGAAGAAGATCAACAAGCACAATTACGTAAAGAATACTTGAAGAACTTCCGTGCCGCATTTAAGTCTCAATTAGAGATGACACAGGTCTATGATAAAGCAGGAAATGAAGTTACTCCTGAAAAAGTTCGCGAAATTCAACGGAAAAAAGGATTACGTGACGATTAG
- the lexA gene encoding transcriptional repressor LexA, with protein sequence MSKAEGSKQSQILQCIYDYLDEHGYPPTVREICEAVDLSSTSTVHGHLSRLEKKGFIQRDPTKPRAIELTGAGLNSIGIKSKQIPILGAVAAGQPITAERNPDGYFPIPPDLTRESGELFMLEIHGESMINAGIFDGDHVIVHEQNFANNGEIIIAMTEDIESTCKRFYQENGHYRLQPENDTMDPIILDSVEIIGKVVGLYRSQIF encoded by the coding sequence ATGTCAAAAGCTGAAGGCTCTAAACAGTCACAAATTTTACAATGTATTTATGATTATTTAGATGAACATGGATATCCGCCAACTGTTAGAGAAATTTGCGAAGCCGTAGATCTCTCTTCAACGTCAACGGTTCATGGTCACCTATCTCGTCTTGAGAAAAAAGGATTTATCCAAAGAGACCCCACAAAGCCCCGTGCTATCGAGCTTACTGGTGCTGGTCTTAATTCAATTGGTATCAAATCCAAACAAATTCCTATTTTAGGTGCCGTTGCTGCTGGTCAACCTATTACCGCTGAAAGAAATCCTGATGGATATTTTCCAATCCCACCTGATCTTACTCGTGAGTCTGGTGAATTATTCATGTTGGAAATTCACGGCGAAAGTATGATCAATGCTGGAATCTTTGATGGCGATCATGTTATTGTACATGAACAAAATTTTGCTAATAATGGTGAAATTATCATTGCCATGACTGAAGATATTGAATCAACATGTAAGAGATTCTATCAAGAAAATGGACATTACCGCCTACAACCTGAAAACGATACAATGGATCCAATTATTTTAGACAGCGTCGAAATCATTGGTAAAGTTGTTGGATTATATCGTTCACAAATTTTTTAA
- a CDS encoding phosphoglycerate dehydrogenase, with the protein MYEVKTFNAIAQAGLDTFTDDFEINQTDEPDAYLIRSVNLLQAELPESLKTIVRAGAGVNNVPLGRATAQGIAVFNTPGSNANAVKELVVSLMIATARNLFEAHNYSDEHTEADVSQRTEKDKTKFNGTELAGKRLAVIGLGNVGSLVANAALALGMKVIGYDPYLSANAAWRINNRVKRVDSIKNAVKNADFVTIHVPKNNETIGLLGTKEITEMKDGAVLFNYSRIGIVDNKAAVKAIRSQKISHYCTDFGEPIIADQEKITITPHIGGSTLEAETNGAVQGANTVMNYLEEGDTTHCVNLPNMQVPFETAYRVTVIHQNVPNMVGQISTQIANREINIENMANAAKEKVAYTVIDVDDLQGKDQEGLISALEGIKEVYKVRVIKHR; encoded by the coding sequence ATGTATGAAGTAAAAACTTTTAACGCAATCGCACAAGCCGGTTTAGATACTTTTACCGATGATTTTGAAATTAACCAAACAGATGAACCAGATGCATATTTAATTCGTTCAGTTAATCTACTACAAGCCGAATTACCAGAAAGCTTGAAGACCATTGTTCGTGCTGGAGCCGGTGTTAACAATGTGCCACTAGGTCGAGCAACAGCTCAAGGAATAGCAGTTTTTAACACTCCCGGAAGCAATGCCAACGCTGTTAAAGAATTAGTTGTTTCATTAATGATTGCCACAGCTAGAAATCTTTTTGAAGCCCATAATTATTCAGACGAACATACTGAAGCCGACGTTTCTCAACGAACTGAAAAAGATAAGACTAAATTCAATGGGACTGAATTGGCAGGTAAACGCTTAGCTGTCATCGGTTTAGGAAATGTGGGTTCATTAGTTGCCAATGCCGCTTTAGCTTTAGGTATGAAAGTTATTGGTTATGATCCATATTTATCGGCCAATGCCGCATGGAGAATCAACAATCGGGTTAAACGAGTGGACTCAATCAAAAATGCTGTGAAGAATGCTGATTTTGTCACCATCCACGTACCCAAGAATAATGAAACGATTGGATTATTAGGAACGAAAGAAATTACCGAGATGAAAGATGGCGCCGTACTGTTCAACTATTCAAGAATTGGGATTGTCGACAATAAAGCAGCCGTTAAAGCCATTCGCAGTCAAAAAATCAGTCACTATTGTACAGACTTTGGCGAACCAATCATTGCCGACCAAGAAAAAATTACCATCACGCCACACATCGGTGGTTCAACGCTAGAAGCAGAAACAAATGGAGCCGTCCAGGGCGCTAATACTGTCATGAATTACCTTGAAGAAGGCGACACAACACACTGTGTGAATTTACCAAATATGCAAGTACCATTTGAAACAGCGTATCGAGTGACCGTAATTCACCAAAATGTTCCAAACATGGTTGGACAAATAAGTACCCAAATTGCCAATCGAGAAATTAATATCGAAAATATGGCGAATGCTGCCAAAGAAAAGGTTGCGTATACGGTTATTGACGTTGATGATTTGCAAGGAAAGGATCAAGAAGGTTTAATATCAGCATTAGAAGGTATTAAGGAAGTTTATAAGGTACGTGTGATTAAGCACAGATAA